Proteins from one Corallococcus exiguus genomic window:
- a CDS encoding sigma-54-dependent transcriptional regulator: protein MARILVIDDHDTLREGMTVTLTRSGHTVSAVRSGADGLAAYKKGPFDLVVTDLKMDGMDGIAVTRALKQADPGAVVMVVTAFGTIETAVQAMQEGAYDFITKPFPPDVLRAKVDKGLELSATRRQVERLTARTDAHDADAALTHRDLVGDSEPLQKLLTQVRKVAASDATVLVRGESGTGKELVARMIHQRSPRKDGPFVVVHCAALAETLLESELFGHERGSFTGAVKRKLGRFELADGGTLFLDEIGEIPASVQTKLLRVLQEKELQRVGGEETLKVDVRVVSATHRDLQAEVKAGRFREDLYYRLHIVPLTLPPLRERPEDLPALARHFVAKHAPRVNRRVTGIDDAALHALTRHAWPGNVRELENVMEQALVFAEGETLTPQDLPSHLAGQTPRMDAGLPVPQGDRPLPDILEDLERQLIARAYEKAGGVKTETARLLGIKTSALYYKLEKYGFLPRGERPEEAS from the coding sequence ATGGCCCGCATCCTCGTCATCGACGACCACGACACCCTCCGCGAGGGCATGACCGTCACCCTCACCCGCTCCGGCCACACCGTGTCCGCGGTGAGGAGCGGGGCGGACGGGCTCGCCGCGTACAAGAAGGGCCCCTTCGACCTGGTCGTCACGGACCTGAAGATGGACGGCATGGACGGCATCGCCGTGACGCGCGCGCTCAAGCAGGCGGACCCTGGCGCCGTCGTCATGGTGGTGACGGCGTTCGGCACCATCGAGACCGCCGTGCAGGCCATGCAGGAGGGCGCCTACGACTTCATCACCAAGCCCTTCCCCCCGGACGTGCTGCGCGCCAAGGTGGACAAGGGCCTGGAGCTGTCCGCCACGCGCCGCCAGGTGGAGCGCCTCACCGCCCGCACGGACGCGCACGACGCCGACGCCGCCCTCACCCACCGCGACCTGGTGGGCGACAGCGAGCCCCTGCAGAAGCTGCTCACCCAGGTGCGCAAGGTGGCCGCGAGCGACGCCACCGTACTGGTGCGCGGCGAGAGCGGCACCGGCAAGGAGCTGGTCGCGCGGATGATCCACCAGCGCTCGCCTCGCAAGGACGGCCCCTTCGTCGTGGTGCACTGCGCGGCCCTGGCGGAGACGCTGCTGGAGAGCGAGCTGTTCGGCCACGAGCGCGGCTCGTTCACCGGCGCGGTGAAGCGCAAGCTGGGCCGCTTCGAGCTGGCCGACGGAGGCACCCTCTTCCTGGACGAGATTGGAGAGATTCCCGCCTCCGTGCAGACCAAGCTCCTGCGCGTGCTCCAGGAGAAGGAGCTGCAGCGCGTGGGCGGAGAGGAGACGCTCAAGGTGGACGTGCGCGTGGTGAGCGCCACGCACCGCGACCTCCAGGCGGAGGTGAAGGCGGGCCGCTTCCGCGAGGACCTCTACTACCGGCTGCACATCGTCCCGCTCACCCTGCCGCCCCTGCGCGAGCGCCCCGAGGACCTGCCCGCGCTCGCCCGCCACTTCGTCGCCAAGCACGCGCCCCGGGTCAACCGGAGGGTCACCGGTATCGACGACGCCGCGCTGCACGCGCTCACCCGCCACGCGTGGCCCGGCAACGTGCGCGAGCTGGAGAACGTGATGGAGCAGGCGCTCGTCTTCGCCGAGGGCGAAACGCTCACCCCGCAGGACTTGCCCTCGCACCTGGCCGGCCAGACGCCGCGCATGGACGCGGGGCTGCCCGTGCCCCAGGGCGACCGCCCCCTGCCGGACATCCTGGAGGACCTGGAGCGCCAGCTCATCGCCCGCGCCTACGAGAAGGCCGGCGGCGTGAAGACGGAGACCGCCCGTCTGCTGGGCATCAAGACCTCCGCGCTCTACTACAAGCTGGAGAAGTACGGCTTCCTGCCGCGCGGCGAACGCCCCGAGGAGGCCTCGTAG
- a CDS encoding 23S rRNA (pseudouridine(1915)-N(3))-methyltransferase RlmH yields the protein MKVRLLSIGKDRSGLFEPAVQEYARRLEHYTRFELLELTEASGRKLKPGEAKSAEAAAILGKRKPQDWIVALDERGTLLDSVELARYVAKAQTGSKDLLFVIGGDEGLDDSVRGAAHQVISLSRMTLPHRLARVVLIEQLYRAFTILKGEPYHK from the coding sequence GTGAAGGTCCGCCTCCTCTCCATCGGCAAGGACCGCTCCGGGTTGTTCGAGCCCGCCGTGCAGGAGTACGCGCGGCGGCTCGAGCACTACACGCGCTTCGAGCTCTTGGAGCTGACCGAAGCGTCGGGCCGCAAGCTCAAGCCCGGCGAGGCGAAGTCCGCGGAGGCCGCCGCCATCCTCGGCAAGCGCAAGCCGCAGGACTGGATCGTGGCGCTGGACGAGCGCGGCACCCTGCTGGATTCGGTGGAGCTTGCCCGCTACGTCGCCAAGGCGCAGACGGGCTCGAAGGACCTGCTCTTCGTCATCGGCGGGGACGAGGGCCTGGACGACTCGGTGCGCGGCGCGGCGCATCAGGTGATTTCGCTGTCGCGGATGACGCTGCCCCACCGGCTGGCGCGGGTGGTGCTCATCGAGCAGCTCTACCGCGCGTTCACCATCCTGAAGGGCGAGCCCTACCACAAGTAG
- a CDS encoding tetratricopeptide repeat protein, with protein sequence MSDARLEQFKKMVAQFPDAPMAWFSLGKLHLERKEYDSAIQSLESAVRLDPKYAAALVSLGDAYAGAGQTDKAKQVLTTARDHALAQQHPSLAEEIDERIADLD encoded by the coding sequence ATGAGCGACGCCCGCCTGGAGCAGTTCAAGAAGATGGTGGCCCAGTTCCCCGACGCCCCCATGGCCTGGTTCTCCCTGGGGAAGCTCCACCTGGAACGCAAGGAATACGACAGCGCCATCCAGAGCCTGGAGTCCGCGGTCCGCCTGGACCCGAAGTACGCCGCCGCCCTCGTCTCCCTGGGGGATGCCTACGCGGGGGCTGGCCAGACGGACAAGGCGAAGCAGGTGCTCACCACCGCCCGGGACCACGCGCTCGCCCAGCAGCACCCCAGCCTGGCCGAGGAAATCGACGAGCGCATCGCCGACCTGGACTGA
- a CDS encoding TenA family transcriptional regulator — protein MSSPVAVSQGTAVEGFPVSSMRQEEVFRRYQPAALKRTPHPPWMETMLGALKPAWDAACAPTLFRETAEGRHPPLRAWQRFLERCFPIVENFPKYMGLSLAKTTYGVRPGDASIRRWLLQNLGVEARHAEWWIDWMQASGVDAHRAFETPLTPDVRALHQHLLAMCLGGSLAEGIAASNWAIEGVTGVWTRAVVEPFTAYARDGVRVDANALRWLRAHARYDDAHPDEALEIIKLSTDVTAGEPVRVEVAAHRSLMLLARVFESCCEA, from the coding sequence ATGTCGTCTCCGGTCGCAGTGTCCCAGGGCACCGCCGTGGAGGGATTTCCTGTTTCGTCAATGAGACAGGAGGAGGTCTTCCGGCGTTATCAGCCCGCCGCCTTGAAGCGCACGCCACACCCTCCCTGGATGGAGACGATGCTGGGGGCGCTCAAGCCCGCGTGGGACGCGGCCTGCGCGCCCACGCTGTTCCGGGAGACGGCGGAGGGACGGCATCCGCCCCTGCGCGCCTGGCAGCGGTTCCTGGAGCGCTGCTTCCCCATCGTCGAGAACTTCCCCAAGTACATGGGGCTGTCCCTGGCGAAGACGACCTACGGCGTACGCCCGGGTGACGCGAGCATCCGCCGCTGGCTCTTGCAGAACCTGGGCGTGGAGGCCCGTCACGCCGAATGGTGGATTGACTGGATGCAGGCGTCGGGCGTGGACGCCCACAGGGCCTTCGAAACGCCGCTGACGCCGGACGTCCGGGCGCTCCACCAACACCTGCTGGCCATGTGCCTCGGTGGGTCCCTGGCGGAGGGCATCGCCGCGTCCAACTGGGCCATCGAGGGAGTGACAGGCGTCTGGACGCGCGCCGTGGTGGAGCCCTTCACCGCGTATGCCCGGGACGGCGTGCGCGTGGACGCGAACGCGCTGCGCTGGCTCCGGGCGCATGCCCGCTACGACGACGCGCACCCGGACGAGGCGCTGGAGATCATCAAGCTGTCCACGGACGTCACGGCGGGGGAGCCGGTGCGCGTGGAGGTCGCGGCGCACCGGTCCCTGATGTTGCTGGCGCGCGTGTTCGAGTCCTGCTGCGAGGCGTGA
- a CDS encoding coiled-coil domain-containing protein, with the protein MMLRALPLLLCLFVAAPAGAASGLEQARAKAQSARTEARTLRTRQQGLRDELNGVAARIEALKAQRQGKLTAGGELESALRRSQELSGELTGLAQSVSGADGEVERAHLALHGALSQELTRLRASWDATTDRTERARLVEQMRSVRGEREAVRAALPASQVPALDGAARGDDPEDLLAQADALRDSQDKVRQRLQALKARITEVREERDLDRRMNDFLGEESMFDDQDRRLRLRSMGNQGLQVAPTQRGGRQPEVIPGDSMVETPDYASDPTKGPGVGGNPTAGGPSLSATASDRRPQVDPVRAQALAAGGLEDLSSLEQEAARLESLASELDGRAGSLERRAKTLAP; encoded by the coding sequence ATGATGTTGCGTGCCCTCCCCCTCCTCCTGTGCCTGTTCGTGGCCGCTCCCGCCGGGGCGGCGTCTGGCCTGGAGCAGGCGCGCGCGAAGGCCCAGTCAGCGCGAACGGAGGCACGCACCCTGCGCACCCGGCAGCAGGGGCTGCGCGACGAGCTCAACGGCGTGGCCGCGCGCATCGAAGCGCTCAAGGCCCAGCGCCAGGGGAAGCTCACGGCGGGCGGAGAGCTGGAGTCCGCGCTGCGCCGTTCGCAGGAGCTGAGCGGAGAGCTGACGGGGCTGGCGCAGTCGGTGTCCGGCGCGGACGGCGAGGTGGAGCGCGCGCACCTGGCGCTGCACGGCGCGCTGTCCCAGGAGCTGACGCGGCTGCGCGCATCATGGGACGCGACGACGGACCGGACGGAGCGGGCGCGGCTGGTGGAGCAGATGCGGTCCGTGCGCGGCGAACGCGAGGCCGTGCGCGCGGCGCTGCCCGCCTCCCAGGTGCCGGCGCTGGATGGCGCGGCGCGCGGGGATGATCCGGAGGATCTGCTCGCTCAGGCGGACGCGCTGCGCGACTCCCAGGACAAGGTGCGCCAGCGGCTCCAGGCCCTGAAGGCACGCATCACCGAGGTGCGCGAGGAGCGCGACCTGGACCGCCGCATGAACGACTTCCTGGGCGAGGAGTCCATGTTCGACGACCAGGACCGCCGCTTGCGCCTGCGCTCGATGGGCAACCAGGGCCTGCAGGTGGCCCCCACCCAGCGGGGCGGCCGGCAGCCGGAGGTGATCCCGGGCGACTCGATGGTGGAGACGCCGGACTACGCGAGCGACCCGACCAAGGGTCCGGGCGTTGGGGGCAATCCCACCGCGGGCGGTCCGTCCCTGTCCGCCACCGCCAGCGACCGGCGGCCCCAGGTGGACCCGGTGCGCGCCCAGGCGCTGGCCGCGGGTGGTCTGGAGGATCTCTCCTCGCTGGAGCAGGAGGCCGCGCGGCTGGAGTCCCTGGCGAGCGAGCTGGACGGGCGCGCGGGCTCGCTGGAGCGCCGCGCGAAGACGCTGGCCCCCTGA
- the rsfS gene encoding ribosome silencing factor, which yields MATKKKTPASKKAKAKSTTRAPARKKTAAKKAKPGVRPPPRKKTAAARKKAPKPAPPPPLPKPADNPKARELARRIGDLLLDKKATDVVILDMRGMTSYADYIVIASGESDRQVSAMAENVQVQLKQAQQPLRPISTEGLETGQWVLLDYDDVVAHLFNGEVRAFYDLDGLWADAPRVKLS from the coding sequence ATGGCCACGAAGAAGAAGACCCCTGCATCCAAGAAGGCGAAGGCGAAGAGCACGACCCGGGCTCCGGCCCGCAAGAAGACGGCCGCCAAGAAGGCGAAGCCGGGCGTGCGTCCGCCCCCGCGCAAGAAGACCGCCGCCGCGCGCAAGAAGGCGCCGAAGCCCGCCCCCCCGCCGCCGTTGCCCAAGCCCGCGGACAACCCCAAGGCGCGTGAGCTGGCGCGCCGCATCGGCGACCTGCTGCTGGACAAGAAGGCCACGGACGTCGTCATCCTCGACATGCGCGGGATGACGTCCTACGCGGACTACATCGTCATCGCCTCCGGCGAGAGCGACCGTCAGGTGAGCGCCATGGCGGAGAACGTCCAGGTGCAGCTCAAGCAGGCGCAGCAGCCCCTGCGCCCCATCAGCACGGAAGGCCTGGAGACGGGCCAGTGGGTGCTCTTGGACTACGACGACGTCGTGGCCCACCTGTTCAACGGCGAGGTGCGCGCCTTCTACGACCTGGACGGGCTGTGGGCGGACGCGCCCCGGGTGAAGCTGTCCTAG
- a CDS encoding NUDIX hydrolase, whose product MAPVSAALIELLARHAPSDDKEREDLSRMRHFATSLKEPFSRSQAEAHFTGSVVVVDASGERVAMLHHAKLKRWLQPGGHAEATDGGDMEATALREAREETGCQVHLHPTAPRPLDVDVHVIPARKDEPEHCHLDVRYLVVAEDPEALAHDPAESFGIQWLGWDEALTRADEAPLRRMLLKARTLVYPGSRLVTD is encoded by the coding sequence ATGGCTCCCGTCTCCGCTGCCCTCATTGAACTGCTCGCGCGCCACGCCCCCTCCGACGACAAGGAGCGCGAGGACCTTTCGCGCATGCGCCACTTCGCCACGTCGCTGAAGGAGCCCTTCTCCCGCTCGCAGGCGGAGGCGCACTTCACCGGCAGCGTGGTGGTGGTGGACGCGTCGGGCGAACGGGTGGCGATGCTGCACCACGCGAAGCTCAAGCGCTGGTTGCAGCCCGGGGGCCACGCGGAGGCCACGGACGGAGGCGACATGGAGGCCACCGCGCTGCGCGAAGCCCGCGAGGAGACCGGTTGCCAGGTGCACCTGCATCCCACCGCGCCGCGCCCGCTGGACGTGGACGTGCACGTCATCCCCGCGCGCAAGGACGAGCCGGAGCACTGCCACCTGGATGTCCGCTACCTGGTGGTGGCGGAAGACCCGGAGGCACTTGCGCATGATCCGGCGGAGTCGTTCGGCATCCAGTGGCTGGGCTGGGATGAAGCGCTGACGCGCGCGGATGAAGCGCCGCTGCGCCGCATGCTGCTCAAGGCCCGGACACTTGTTTACCCCGGGTCTCGATTGGTCACAGACTGA